The following proteins are encoded in a genomic region of Triticum dicoccoides isolate Atlit2015 ecotype Zavitan chromosome 1B, WEW_v2.0, whole genome shotgun sequence:
- the LOC119306828 gene encoding heavy metal-associated isoprenylated plant protein 35-like: MATEPLQCKTLVLRVSIHCEGCKKKVKKVLQGVDGVYRCDIDARSNKVTVAVTGNVSADALLKRLRRSGKHAQQWPEQQQQQLAVGTQRPGETKNDAIQPDKPGGTGTAHKPASGDAATSAAEQSNSKATPEEDPNKVARETVKPAQDDTESTNTDADADDAVSHRSKEPTAEQCNGTQRKRKQLRQEEKPVDAIATVAVAAASDQGSHTCHSPPHLQQQQQPPPVHVLSYTMVRPSASAAYYAAAPATAAPGARSLPPQELPYTYPPCCHYSQPSPWAPQIGAASPARYSYADIFSDDNANSCSVM; encoded by the exons ATGGCAACAGAACCTCTGCAGTGCAAG ACTCTGGTGCTCCGGGTGTCCATCCACTGCGAGGGATGCAAGAAGAAGGTGAAGAAAGTGCTGCAGGGCGTCGATG GCGTGTACAGATGCGACATCGACGCCCGGAGCAACAAGGTGACGGTCGCCGTCACCGGGAACGTCAGCGCCGACGCTCTGCTGAAGAGGCTCCGCAGGTCGGGCAAGCACGCCCAGCAgtggccggagcagcagcagcagcaactggcCGTAGGAACCCAGAGACCCGGAGAAACCAAGAACGACGCCATCCAGCCAGACAAGCCCGGTGGCACTGGCACCGCCCACAAGCCGGCGTCCGGCGACGCGGCGACAAGCGCCGCAGAGCAGAGCAACTCCAAGGCCACCCCTGAAGAAGATCCCAACAAAGTCGCTCGCGAGACCGTGAAGCCGGCTCAagacgacacggagagcaccaataCGGACGCCGACGCCGACGACGCTGTCAGCCATCGCAGCAAGGAGCCCACGGCGGAACAATGCAACGGCACCCAGAGGAAGCGGAAGCAGCTGCGGCAGGAGGAGAAACCAGTCGATGCCATCgccacggtggcggtggcggcagcatCGGACCAAGGCAGCCACACTTGCCACTCGCCACCAcacctgcagcagcagcagcagccgccccCGGTGCACGTCCTGAGCTACACCATGGTGCGGCCGAGCGCGAGCGCGGCTTACTACGCCGCCGCGCCGGCGACGGCAGCGCCAGGCGCGAGGTCCCTGCCGCCGCAGGAGCTCCCGTACACGTACCCACCGTGCTGCCACTACTCGCAGCCGTCGCCTTGGGCGCCGCAGATAGGCGCGGCTTCGCCGGCGCGCTACTCCTACGCCGATATTTTCAGCGACGACAATGCCAACTCCTGCAGCGTGATGTGA